The genomic window gcctataatctcagccctttgggaggccgaggcgggtggatcacttgaggtcaggaattcaagaccagcctagccaacatggtgaaaccctgcctctactaaaaatacaaaaattagctgggcgtggtggcgcatgcttgtaatcccagctacttgggaggctgaggcaggagaatcacttgaacccaggaggaggaggttgcagtgggcccagattgtgccactgtactacagcctgggtgatacagcaagactctgtctcagaaaagtaGATATTTGTGGGTGCCTCACTTTCCTGGAATCTCAAGCTGGATTTACTTGCTGAATAATTCACCATGGCTGCACAGCTAATAATAAACAATGGCTGAATCACCTGGATGAGTGTCCCTATGCCTTGGCCAGGGCTGGAGGGGTGCCGGGCCCAAGCATATTCCAGGCCTGGGAGCCTGTACAGAGGGTATTTGGTGCTCCTTGCCCTGAGGAGTCCTGGATGGGTGGTGGTTATGACCTCCCTCCCACGGACCCAGACACCCTACTCCTAAAGCCAGTTTGTAAAGAGCAGCAGCATCTCAGCAGACTGCGGGAGGCTCCTAGTCGCTCTGGGGGAATTGGCACTGTAAAAGTATTGATTATGTCATAGTTTCTAATTCTTTCAGATGTTTCTCTGTTTACCCTCGATTTCATTATCTGTAGAGTGAGGCTAAAAATTGTACTTATTTCATGGAATGTATAAGATGCAGCATAGATGGCGCACTAAGCAGAGCTCCTGGTGCATGAAAAGCCCTGAAGAATGATGAGGTGCCTCACGACTTCTGGAATACCTTGACGAATTGTGGAATGCAAAGTCAAGGCCTTTAGATCAAACTTTTTTACACTTGATgcactttcttactttttttccttcGTGGTGGGATATGGATGTTCCAGAGCCATTTTTGGCTTAGAGTCAAACAAGTACCAACTATGATACTTATTAACTGTGACAGAATGACAGTTAGGGATGTTCACAGAGGATATCTTTTACTGGAGAAGAGGCTGTCTAGGTGGCCCCCACAGCCTTCATCTCTGAGATGATGTTACAGCTCCAGATACTCAGTCCCCAATGTCATTATCTCCTAGCtataattatatgtgtgtgtgtgtgtgtgtgtgtatatatatggaaatCTCCagatatacatgaatatatatgtatacatactcCATATATGTGTGGAGTATATATACACTCCATATATATGtggagtgtgtatatatataaatatactccATATCTATATTCATATATATCTGAAGATCTccatatatatctccatatataatatatataacatatataatatacacatatatattatatattatatgtatatgttataaaAGGCTTGTGAAGAATCAAAGAAGCcatacagaatatatatataagccatacagaatatatatattatatatatatatattctgtatgGCTTCTTTGATTCTTCACAAGGCTTTTCAACCATCTTTGTCCAACATCAAGCCAAATACCTCACTATCCCCCACACTATGCAAAATGTAGCCCTATCCTAGAATCCAAACACAGTTCTCACTTTCCCTGACTCTAttcctctttacttttcttttttctttttttttttttttttttgagacggagtctcgctctgtcgcccaggctggagtgcagtggccggatctcagctcactgcaagctccgcctcctgggttcacgccattctccggcctcagcctcccaagtagctgggactacaggcgctgccacctcgcccggctattttttgtatttcttattagagacggggtttcaccatgttagccaggatggtctcgatctcctgacctcgtgatccgcccatctcggcctcccaaagtgctgggattacaggcttgagccaccgcgcccggcctcctctttACTTTTCTTCTGATGACTTGACAGGCATGCCTGGGTTTCTGCATTCAGCCATCCTGTATATCTGTTAGCAATGGAGCTTTGTGTCTGCTTACCTCAGGAGAGACTTTGGAAGGCTGTAGGATGCAAAGCTGGAGtgctaagaaagaaagaaggcgaGACAGTTCAGCGTGTCTACTGAATAGCTGGGGGTTCCAATAGCAGCGGTAGTGCCACCACCCACCCTATTATGTACAAATTTAACTCCCtgagtttcttctctcttttctacaATGGGGCTGTCCTTGATTCATCAAAACATGTCCAAACCACCCATTCTTAGTCAAGACAGACACCACAACATAACACATTCCCAACCTGGCCTGGGCTGTGTCCTGCTGGAGGCTCTGATGGTTACTTACCTCCATCCAGTAGTGCCAGGAAGGCCAGGATGAGGAAAGGTGCAGACTTCCCAACAAACTCATACATTACACTTCCGAAGGGAGCTCCCACTGGAGAGGCAAAGCACACACAGATTCCAGAGGTGAGGGTGAGTCCTATCCAGTGAGAACTGTCCACATTTACCCCGTGAGCATTTGCAGAAGGGCTGCTAGGGGCTAAGCTCCACCAGAGGCTCTGGGAATTCAGAGATGGAGACATGATCCCTGTCCCCAACAAGCCCACTTTCTAGTGGAGgaaatgtatgtgtgtgggggtgtgtgtgggtgtgtgtgtgcagggaggGACCCAAATAATTAAAGCATGGTGAAAGTTTGACAGAAAATGTTGCATACAATGAACGCACAGTTGATGTCTCAGGAAGTCCAGGCAGCCACTAGGGCTTTGCCAAGTGCAGAGTATCTGGAGGGGAAGAAGCTTGTGTGAAGAACACAGAGGTGTCAGAAAAGAGTGTGTAgttagagaaagaaaggagaaagtggGTGTTAGCAGAGTATGAATATTTGAGAGGAGAAAAGTAGAGCCTTGCATATGCAGGAACCTTGTATACACAGATGAGTCATCTACTTGGCTTTGCAGCCTATGGAGAGACATCAGGGGAGAAACACCACCTActctgggctcaggaagtttcttCGGGTGGCATCGTGGTGGAAGGAGGGAGTACACAAGAAGGGGGCTGCTGCCAAATTCTAACCCAGAAGTGACAAGGAGCCAGGAGTGGCTGTTGAGGATCTAACAAGCTTGTTCATTTGGGAGTTCACTTGGGACATGATAAAGGACTTCAAGATGCACAGGTTTTAGATTGGGCATTTGGTTTGACAGATACTAACAAATAACAGGGATTCTGTTTCCTGTGCTTCCCATGGGGCTAGAGGGTGGGGCGTAGGCCAGGGAAGAGATTTcaggtgttttcttttcttttcgatGTGCTTGTGAGCTCCTAGAAGGCAGGAACTATGCCTGGGGCTTCCCACCCTACAGTACTGGCACTGTGCTTGGCATGTAATAAGTGAAATTATGTCAGTTGTCAGTAAAGTAGTATGAAGGATGAGCCTCAAAGAAAGGGTAATTTTATCATTTGGAGCTTGGGTTTCCAAGGCCAGAAAATTGGAGTCTGTATCCTGGCTCCGGCGtttcctggctgtgtgatcttggatggCTATTTTGCCATTCTTATTTTCATCTCTATAATGGGGAAAATCAATCCTCCTTTCATTCCTGGTggtgaggaataaaagagatTATGCCTGTAACGGATTTAGCAGAGCATCTGGCAACAGCCATGCTCTGGTGGTGTGTGCATGGGAACTGAGACGAGGCAGTGGCCTGTAATGCGGGGAGGCTCACTTCCTCCAACAGGCTGGGCTTCCAGACCTTTCCCTGACCCTTATGTGTTTCCCAGCTTCTTAAGGAGAAGGAACTTTTACATTTTCTCAGTGATATTTCTGAAGGAGTTGAAATAGGATGAGGCCAACGAGGGAAGGAAAATACTCATCTTCCACACCTCGGGAACACCTGCTTCCTGGAATCCCACCCTCCCGAACCCAGAGCTCCAGCTGGTGCCACTTACCCAGCAGCCCCAGGGCCAGGCCCCCCAGAGCAATTCCCATGGCTCGTCCTCTCTCATGGTCATCGGTGTAGACACTGGCCAGCATCCCAAGACCTGTGCAGAGAGTGACAGATGCAACTGGCCCCCAGGGGCTTCTATCCACCTCTCAGAGCCCTTGGTTCCACCCTATTATCTCTTCAGTGACAATCTTAGCTAGAGTTTCAGTTTGAGGGGTTTTATAAAACTTAACCCATAGTATTTTTCAAGTACTGCCCTCCCTAGTCCCCCAAACCCCCACATTGTCCACTCCTGTTCAGAATATTGTTGAAAGTACAAGGCCTCTGGGAAGGATAACACAGAAAATCCATTGTCTGATTATACCATATTTCATAGCATTTTCTTGTTTCTGAGCATGTTTCCCTAAACGAGGGGTTACAGAGCAGGTCAGGGAAAGGAAAACCTAGGCACACAGAGACCATTCTATTTAACAGGGATGCCCAGGGAAGAACAGAAAAGCACTGGGGACCTGGAAGAGAGTGTGGGCTAGTGCTGTACGGCAGCTGGACTCTCAGGCTTTCATAGTCATGGGTAAAATGGCATAAAATACCAACTTCATAGGATTGCATTAGATATTGTATTCACCAGTACTGTGAAAACTGTACTGGTATTACCGATAGTATTAACATGATTATTCCTATAAAGTACTAAGAGGGGGACAGACAAAGGACCATTGAGTGGCACTAAATAAAAGCCTGCCCTTCTTCATGGTTTTACTGGAGGCTTGTTCTGACCTGAGCTAGCTGCACCTGAATATTAACAGAGGAAGTTAGGTCAGGCTCAGGGATCTATGGACCCTGTCAGAAATTCtataattcctttatttttatttttatttttatttttgagtaagggtctagctctgtcacccaggctgaagtgcaaaggcacaatcacggctcaccacagccttgaccacccaggctcaagccatcctcccactttagcctcccaagtagctgggaccacaggtgcattccaccatgcctggctaacttattctctttttttaatagagatagggctcttactatgttgcccaggttgcccaggttggtctcaaactcctagaatcaagctatcctcctgccttggcctcccaaagtgcaggggttacaggtgtgagccactgtgcccagcccaattccCTTATTTCTGAATCACAATTTCTACCTATCCAGATGatattttccttaatttctcCATATAAATATAGGATCTGAGGTAGtaagagatgtgtgtgtgtgtgtgtgtgcatgcgtgcatgtgtgtgtgcatgatgACGTTGCCAGGGTTACCTGCAACAGATGAAAATGAAGATCCAATGCCTTGAAGGGTTCGGGCCACAAAGAGTAGAGTATAGGTCCCAGAGAAAGCAAACACTGGGCAAAGAGAATAGCAAGATAACTGCATTAGCAAATTGCCTTTGCTTCCCTGGCTGCCAGAGAACATGCCCATGATACTGCAGATATGAGTCATGACGCATATGTTTTTAATAAAGCATGATGACTGTTCCCTGTTTTTTGAGTTGTCTTTTCAATCTCCTACTCCTCCATCAGAACCACTTTTTAAATGCAAGAAAACTGAGAAACCACAGAAGTATAAACCAAGTCACCACACAGCAGATGGAAGGCTGAGTCTCTACATCTCTTGCCAAGAACCCAACATTCTGTCCACTGAAATGAGGGATGTCCATGAAGCTCAGTGTCCTGGGCTGGAAACTGGTTCTTAGACCATACTCCTGGATTCTCCATGTGCGACACCCAGATCCGGTCTTTACCATTGCTGGGTCCTACAGGGTCatctggagtacagtgacagTAACGGGGTGCTTCGAGGATTATGGGAATTGGgtagaaaataatatattgtgaTACAATCAGATCCTTCTTTATATCTTATATTGAATGATCTTTTAACCAGACAAAATCAGCATTTATTGAATTATACTGAATACGCAGCTCTCCTAGACTCTgtagcaaatgcaaaataaaaatagcatctAGTTATTGCCCTTGCAGAGGGTCAGTCTGTTGAGGATGAACACCCATGAAACTGAGAACCAACAGGAATATGTTACCAAAACTAAATCAGAGGGTGCTGCTGGTCAGGGTAGTTAAGTCCAGACATGTCTCACCTCCAATTCCAGAATAATGTCTCCTAGAGTAAGAATAATCTCCTCAAAGTGTCTGAATCAGAAAAATTGTAATCCCTTTGCCCATTCATTACAGATGTCTTTGGTTGTGTTTTTAATCTTCTCCCATTACTTCCCGACAGACATGATCACACTGAACTTCTCCTTGTGTCCCAAAGATGTACATTCTTGGTCTCTCCTTTCCTGGCCACCAGCATCTTTTCTCGGGCTTTGTTATCTCCAATCTTTTCTGTCTACTCTTCCAATGTCCTTTGAGAACAGAGTGGCCCACTCATCTTGGTCTGCCCAGAACttccttgtttttaaaactgaaacTCAAAATACCGCCACAAAAACAGAAAGTTTGACATCCTGGGAAGCCCCTCGCTATAGTGTGGATATGGGTTGTTTGTCCtcaccaaatctcatgctgaaatttgatccccagtgttggagatggggcccagtggaaggtgtttgggtcatgggggcagatccctcatgaatagttTAATGTCCTTCATTGggtggtgagtgagttctcactctatagTTCTCTCAAGAGCTTGTGGTTTAAAAAAGGCAGgcacctccctctcctctcttttgcttcctctctcatctctgcacagccagctccccttcaccttccaccatgagtggaagcttcccgAGGCCcacaccagaagcagatgctggcgccatgcttcttgtagagcctgcagaaccatgagcccaCAGACCTCTTTCTAATATAAATGaccccagcctcaggtattcctttacagcaatgctaaatggactaagacaccccTCAATTCCAGGCAAACCAGGACAGTCGGTCATTCTATTTAGGAAAACCAAAGcagtttttttcttcactttggaCCCTTTACATGGGCCACCATTTCACTCTTGATTACATTAGGCATGGCGGATGGAGAGGTTAAGGGTAGTAATGGGCATCAACATtctcttttaagtatttttttgaaACATTGGACAATGCTACAAGGATACCCTAAACatcaaaagtattttcttttggtTAGAATTAGGCCAACTCCATGTAGTCACACAGCTATCCtatggaaataataattatttaacatATACAGTTTGGTATaagttaaataataattatttaacatatatagtTTACTTTAAAAGTAAAGCTTTTAAAACATGAGTTCTTGGCAGAGAATCAGGCAAAGATATCCTGCTAAAACGTCCCAGATCCACTAGCACACCGCATTGTCTTACTTCTCAGTGTGTGTCTCATGTCTCCCCAGGCAACCATCATACACTTCTGAtacctggaatcatgtcttttcattctttatgtGACTATGGCCCTCTGGGCATTATACATGCACTGCATGAAATTGTATGGAATAAATCTTAAGCCTCATTTCATGAAATAGggcatcttatttttaaatttgctgcCTAGCATAGGCTGAGCTTCTAGAAGTTCCATGAACAGTGCTAAGTtgaatttctgcattttcttcaaGTCCGCTAAAATTTCACCAACAAGATGCAGTTCTCAGAGAGAACCTCACACCTCAAGTTCTTGCACTTTGCAGCCTTCCAGCCCAGAATGCAACAAATTCTTGTTAAAATTGGGTTGATAGGAATCAAGTCCTGTGCTGGGAAAGAAGAGAagctgaggaagaggaagagagaaagtagaTAAGAAACGGAAAGGTAATAAGAAAAACTCGAGGGAGAAGGAGGTATGTTGTTGGAGAGCAGAGGATCAGCAGGGCCATCGGGAACCAAGGCTGGATCCACAGGCTGCCTTAACGTGCAAACGCTAACCCCTTTTCATTCCTTCTTCCTTTACCTCTCAgcatcaatttccagacttgctTTTCTCATGTACTGTGTTTATTCCATCTCCATTTTATTAGAAACATTTAGCTGATCCTGGATAGAcaatttgtctttctctttcttatttctttagaaaatttaCTTTTCTAAGCTTAACCTTTAAAGTCCTTAACTGAATAGGAGTAGGCTTTTTGGAATTTTCCAGATGTTATTGtccaatttccattttttttgttagTTGCCCTTTACCATGGCATATCGAAATAATATCATTGCTTCTTGTAGATGGAAAGTTTGTATTAAACTTGCTCAAGAGATTACTGATAcatacataacacacacacacacacaccatagcATACATATTCAAACAGCTTTCATTACGTCCGGCTGAAGGGaataaaatatctgttcttgtaTAGCAGAGTAGACCAATTCCAACTAGACTGAATTGTCACTACTGTTATAGTCCGCATACCAAAAAGAGCAGAGCATTTAAATCAGTATCCCACTCTGCTTAGTCAGATGCCTAATTACTTTCTAGGCTACCCTGCTATCTACATCACATTCACTTGATAAAATCAAAGGTAATCagtgaagggaagaaaagaggaagcaaaTTACTTACTAACTGTGGAGAGAAACATGATAACAAAGCCAGCAAACATGGGGATATGATATCCAATCCTAAAAgggaattgaaaaaaaaagatacaattccAACAGGCACTCATATACTTGgactacatttttaaatgtaagtgggAGCAGAAATGCAGCTATTTGGGAGTATGGTAAAACATGCCTCTGAATGTAGCGTGGAGATGAAATAGTGGATGAGTACgagcaaataaacaaacatgcaAATATGACCATATGTTAGGGCCAAAATTCTCATTTCCAGAAAGGATAGCCTAGGTAGAGTATATAGGTAGAGTGTATATCTCTTGAAAATATCAGAATAATCCTAAATACAACTCCTAGGAAGCCAGTGCTCTAGATTACAACAGGACTGTCCCGTTCATACCCTTTTCCCATTCAAGCCACGCTCCAGGTCACTGATATAACATCACAGCACACTGCTGTTCATGGTTCTCTTCTCGGTACTCAATACTCAATATATCGCTAAGAAAATCTGATCCCATGACGTTTCATCAGTAACAAGTTATTCTTTGCATAACGAGCTTTCCAAATAGCTGACTCCCCTGGGGAACCAGACAAGtgagtatttcttctttttcccttccaaCCCCCTTTGTATACTTTTCTAGTCCTCCTACTCCTGTGTACCGTTCAGGGCCCTACACCCAGTGAGATACCTGTTGGTGAGAGGGCCCACGAAAGGGTTGACCAGAAGTTGCATCACAGCCTTTGAAGCAAACAGAATCCCAACCCGGGTATTCTCTTCCTCCAAGAATTCTGTGCCTTGCAAGCAGTTGTTTTTAGGAGCTGAGATGGCTTCAGTGGCTGGAGGTGGGATGGTGCTGGCGGTGTCATTCATCCATGCTATGCCACTGGGCACGCTTTCTTCAACAGCCATGGTGTTGTTGTCGAAGAAGGAGAAGATGGTGGAAAAGGGAGGAGAGGCGAGGGCATGTGAGGAACTTCCGGCAGGGCCGAGGTGCAGAGAAGAGTTGACTTCTTTGAACTCCATGTCATATAGGAAGGTGGGCACAATTGGTACTGAAAGTCAGAGGACAGGTTAGGGGGGCTAAGGACAGATGTCATCTTACCACTGAAAGCCAAGGGGCTAAGGACAGATGTCAATTCTACTGAAAGTCAAGGAAGACAGGTGATGGAAACTAACGGCAAATGTCATCTTGCCACTACTAGGTTCAGGGGCACTATGATGAGGTTCAGCCTTATGCCCAAGGCTGGTGTCTGGAGTGGCATGGTTTAAAACCTACTAAAAGACTGTGCCTACCCAAGTTATCCTGTTAGCTAAAGTAGCTAAATTCTGACCTTATATAATTAGTTCTCATTCTTCATGGTTTCCACATTGGCTAACTCTCCTACTCACTTAGATTGACATGGAACCCTCCAAACCAACACACATTGAGCTACCACAACATTTCGCAGACATGTCCAGCTCTTACACAGACCTGGCCAGAGGAGGGGATGGTAGGAGGCAGGGCAGGCTGGTCAGAGGAGCCTCAGCTCTGGGACCCCTGGACAGGGCTTGAATCCCAACTCTGGCACCTGTTAGTGGAGaggccttgagcaagtcacttaacacttctgaacttctttttctcttttacaaagaaaataggaTTTACCGTGATGTTTAAGATTTAAGattataattgtgtgtgtgtgtgtgtgtgtgtgtgtgtgtgtgtttcccctgGGAGCAATGATTcagtattcactaattcagtgtttgCAGTGACTTTACAGAGCATAACTATAACTACAGAACTATGAATAATGAGAAGTGATTGTATTAGATTAACAACTTGTCTCAGAAAGAtccttatttaaaaacatatattttggccgggcgcggtggctcacgcctgtaatcccagcactttaggaggccgaggacggcggatcacgaggtcaggagatcaagaccatcctggctaacacggtgaaaccccgtctctactaaaaatacaaaacaaaaaatgaactgggcgtggtggcgggcgccggtagtccagctactcaggaggctgagccaggagaatggcgtgaaaccaggaggtggagcttgcagagagccaagatcgcaccattgcactccagcctgggtgacagagcgagacaccatctcaaaaaaaaaaaaaaaaaaaaaaaaaaaaaaaaaaccaaccaaataTTTTACCCGAGAGGAGAAACCTTTTAGTACCCATTTATATATGGGTATAACTTAATGTAATGATTAGGAGAGTAACAACTAAAAAAAAGCAGGATTCCAAAGGAAAGAAGCACATGGAAGGTAAGGTCTTGATAAGAAATCGGATATCcaaataaaatatgctatttttataGAGCAGAGGCTGGAAGGGCACCGCTGTGAGAAGATGCTCACTGCCCCAGAGGCACTTGGAGTCATTAGCATCTTGGGGAGACAGTCTGGGGAGGAAGAAAAGCACAGCCAGTTCTGGCTCCAGGCCATCCTCTTCTCCAGTCAGACCCTCTCTGGACCTCCTTCTTTTTGAACCTCCTGAGTCTTTTAGCTATGTTTGACAAGTTTCAGACTCCATtttctgtaggttttttttttcctcataccCAACAACCTCTGTGTGTTTTTGagcataaaaaggaaaattctcAGATGGATTCGCTGTTGAACTCAAGCAGGGTGTATGCTGCCTGCTGGGGCCCAAAGCAAATTAACCCTCAGCACAAAGACCCCCAAACGTACCCACCACAGTAAGCAGCATGTTGTCCAGGAGCAGAGCGACGAATACCACCACCAGTACCAGCTGCCGGGACGCTCTCCCTTCCTTCAGCAACCGCTGGGGAGCGACCAGAACAGTCCGGAGCATGGCgagggccagggctggggcagtCTTCCCCTGCAGGCTCTTAGGGAAGGTCCTGTGACAGCTACAGGTCTCCTGCAGCCTTTACAGAAGAGGGGAGGGAGTCTGCCCGGGTGAATGAAACTCACTATTGAAACGAAAAGTGCAAAAGGTTGCAAGTAGTAGgatgatatttggaaacatcTCCGTGTCTGTATCACTGTTCACTTCTCATACAACTCAATAACTCACCGGGTTCCCAGAATGCCTTCCAAGTAAGCATAGCTTACTAAATTGCTTACTAAATTCAAGGGAAATTAATGCCTAGATATAAATCCAGATAAAAATAGATGCTCTACAGATCACTTAACCCTGTGTTTTTCAAACATCCAACACTTATTTGCCTATCACATTGATGGTTTATGTCATATCTGAGGACTACCTGTACTATCATTTACTTCATCTTTTCCTCTAAATCCACTCTTTTAAAATACTGAGATactgccaggtatggtggcatgtgcctgaagtctctgttacttgggaggctgaggtaggaggatatcttgagcccaggagtttgagtccagcctggacaacatagcaagacccctatctctcaaaaaaattttaaaaccaacatAGATATTGATATCATAtttcaaaaagtaattttatgtggcatgcaaaaaaaaaaaatgtatggtcTATGTTCTAGGTGCTACCCTAAAATATTTCACACAGCACAGTGTCACTTGGGCTGCCCCCTGAGAAACACTGGTGTAGACCAACCTTCCTCTCATAGACAAGAAACCTGAGCCTCTGGAGGTTAGGAGACTTGTTTGGGGTTGCACAATTAGTGTCAAACTGGGATGAAACCCCAGGCTTTTCAACTCGCAGGCTTATCCTCTCCCATTTTCCCTTGCTCTGTGGTTCTAGAAGCACTCTCATGCTTTTGTTTGAGCAGAAACCCCTGCTCAGAAAGATGCCTTCATCTGTGAAAGTAAAATACTGACTTTCCTGATTAGTTTATTATTTAGGATTTCATACAAATTAGTCAGCATTAAGTCACAGTACCTTGTCAAACTTCAAGTAAAAAGAATTTCTGGGAAGAATTTCGTTTTCTTTGATGTGGCTTCTGTTGTGGTATCAAC from Macaca mulatta isolate MMU2019108-1 chromosome 8, T2T-MMU8v2.0, whole genome shotgun sequence includes these protein-coding regions:
- the SLC18A1 gene encoding chromaffin granule amine transporter; translation: MLRTVLVAPQRLLKEGRASRQLVLVVVFVALLLDNMLLTVVVPIVPTFLYDMEFKEVNSSLHLGPAGSSSHALASPPFSTIFSFFDNNTMAVEESVPSGIAWMNDTASTIPPPATEAISAPKNNCLQGTEFLEEENTRVGILFASKAVMQLLVNPFVGPLTNRIGYHIPMFAGFVIMFLSTVMFAFSGTYTLLFVARTLQGIGSSFSSVAGLGMLASVYTDDHERGRAMGIALGGLALGLLVGAPFGSVMYEFVGKSAPFLILAFLALLDGALQLCILQPSKVSPESAKGTPLFMLLKDPYILVAAGSICFANMGVAILEPTLPIWMMQTMCSPKWQLGLAFLPASVSYLIGTNLFGVLANKMGRWLCSLIGMLAVGTSLLCVPLAHNIFGLIGPNAGLGLAIGMVDSSMMPIMGHLVDLRHTSVYGSVYAIADVAFCMGFAIGPSTGGAIVQAIGFPWLMVIIGVVNIVYAPLCYYLRSPPAKEEKLAILSQDCPMETRTYATQKPTKEFPLGEDSDDEPDHEE